The genomic stretch CAGGTTAGAGGAAGGGTTGGGATCTCACTAACCTGTTTCACCCCGCCGcattatgtatatatgtacatgtcCCCGGAATCTGTACTTTGTTTGTTgatgtattatttttgtttttcgttcattttaggccgttagttttctcgtttaaaatgttttaaatttgtcattttgtggaTTTGTATATTGACTATGTGGTATttgctctgctcattgttgaagtcgtACGTTGatttataattgttaatttctgtgtcatttggtcttttatgTAGAGCGGTCgaatcggcaatcataccacatcatattTTCTAAACTTTATTATTTTGAtaccaaacaaaaacaatacactTTCAGAAAAGATAGTAAACCGCAGACATGAGGTGCAAAAAATCTTATCcggattttttaaattattttgttttccgTGATGTTAGGAATTGAAACGGTATTTCCAAGAAAATACAATTTAACTTAAATGGGGATAgactcttgattttttttaaagtcgaaataggatgaacggattctATTTACCCGAAGGCAAATATGACACAAGCACAAGCGAAAATTTATAaataagtctaaattgaaaataacGTACAACCCTATGAGTGCGTATAATAAACCTGCAATTTTGTTCGTTTGAATGCAAAAAATGTCTttctaaaaggaaaaaaaaagaaaaaagtatacTTTCACAAAAGGCATTTGACTAGCAGGCTGAACAACAGATGTTCTTAAGCtatgctgactgccattgacgattgccgaAACTACGATACACCATATGCAACAAAATAGAtctgaattaataatttgatcTAAATGCCCCCATAAACACACAtacacatgtatgtatatataggCCACCGaaatctttattattatgagtGGTCTAGCGCTTCAGGCAAAGTGCAATGCGATTTGGTGCcgcgatatctcagtagcatgagttcagTTCCCGTTGAGGGAAGAAAGAAATTGAATGCAAATTTACAGGTCTAACATTGTTTGTCTGTTATTAAGATGaatgatatataattaatataaatttgtatatttatagtCGGGCATCTGCAAAAAACGTTAGCTAGTTTTGACAGCCTTTGTTAAGCGAATAACGCTGTAGAGTACTATTCATACAATAATGAAATGTGCCCGCATGTAAGGTTTGCAAGTTTGCGTTAACCTAAAGGAATGTAAGGTTTCCATCAAAGAAATGTACTTACCTGACAAGAATCCTTATCATTGTCTTGAAGACAAATTAGTTTGTTCCAATAGGCCTCTGGAAATAACGGATACTTCCAAAACAAAGTCCAAGTACTTCTACAGTATTCAGTAGTAACAACAGGCATACTATGTACTTGTAGACGATCAGGGAAATTCCCTCCTACAATCAGATCAAATTGTATAGTCAAAATATATAACAACTTAAAAAATAAAGGTTGTGAAATTTAGTCATTGTGTGTTCGAATTTTTCACATTATGTTCTATAATACCATTACCgagatttttcatattatttcagtaaattaaattgatgaaaattaagCGTTTACTTTTCTTATGAACTGTTTCTCATTTTTCATGTCGGGATGTTTTATAGCAGACTAGTCAGGGCGATCAGGGAAATTCCCTCCTAAAATCAGATTAAATTGTATAGTCAAAATATATAGCAACTTAAAAAATAAAGGTTGTGAAATTTAGTTATTGTGTGTTCGAATTTGTCACTGTATGTTCTATACTACCACTATCCgagatttttcatattatttcagtaaattaaattgatgaaaattaagCGTTTACTTTCATTATGAACTGTTTCTCATTTTTCATGTCGGGATGATTTATAGCTGACTAAAACGAATTGTTATTTTTCATTGCTGAAGATCTGAGGGTGGCCTATTATTGCTTCCTGTCCACCATTCGAACAATGGTAAAAAATGGTCAGGGTTGGCCATGACAAGGGTTTGATGAGCATTGCTCAGTCAAGTGGGAATTACTGAGAAAACGGCGGTTTAACTAGGTTCTATCGGGATATACTAGGTTATATGAAATACTGTTCTGGATTTTGAATAGGATTTAGTGATCAATAACAAATGAAATACAGTAATGATACTTTTAAGAATAAGACATAGTATTTGATACATACATATAATGACTTGTTTGAGAGTCTTATCATATAAGTACATAAATCTCAGAACACTCTTCTAGTAACTCTGAGATAGGTGTATATGAAGACACATTAGACAAATATAAATACCTTTTCCCAATATTCTTTCCAAATTATATCATAAAgcctaagaattatttttttttctctcaaatatatttatactatTATATTGAATTTACAGTCTACGTACATTTTACgaaaaatgaattcaaaaatcaaaaacgttttggcatatttgactgtttaatgttataatttgataaataattattcagattagaacgcAGATTTGTTTGAATAACAATAATTagccttttcatttctataagtCATGATGACATATCTGTTTATGGTGTTGATTCAGGAAtatgattgtaaaacaaataaagtttCGATTCACTAAAAGCACTGAAATAAAATGCATCctaaaatgtacaaattttgtTTTCAGCTTACATATATAGAATTAATGGAGAAAAGGATTAACTATTCCATCATCTATACATGACTCTCAATGATTATGTGTATATAATTTCTATATTTCGCTATAATACTATGACACTTCAATAAGTCATTACTGTTTTGTGAAAATATAAGCTTAAGAAATCATTTTCCCCAGTATTACCAGTTTGAGGGAGTATTTCACAAACAGGGTTTGAATGTTCATTTCTCATTTTTCGCCCTTTTCTTTTGAAGGTTCAAgcttaaaaaaaacatacttctTGCGGCATCTTTATCTCCCCATCCTGTTATTGTGCACACCTCTCCTGTATAATTATGGCCTACATTAGTGTCCAGGTCGATTTTGTTTATAGTAGACCCGAATGTAAGTGGTTTCTGAAGCTCCAGTAGCATAAGGtcattttgaagaaaattttTACCTGTGTCAAAGCTTTCGTgcttgaaaaatattaaatatattaatCAGTTAATCAGTATATGCAAACAGGGTAATTCCATgttaacaaataaacaattaaaaaaacattttacttcCGGTAAACCTTGTTTAAACTGGACAGTATTGAGCCCTATTACAAATGTTCTCCTACATGCATTAAGATGTTATTGGGcaaaacattgtattataatacTTGAAAGCTGATTTTCTCATAAAAATTATTCTGGAATTCTTTGACGTCACAAAAAAAACTTCTATGTGTATTCAATCTTGAACAAATTTGCACCGATTAGATTGATGAAAATTATTCATAACtataatattataaaatcatatcTGTAATTGAAAGAACCTTGCTGTATGGTCACGTCGCAAACATCGTAACATATACACGTAGATGAACGAAATTACATtcaagtaaaatatttgaatactAATATAAATTCTAAACGCTAACCGATAACATCTTATTTGAATAACTGACTTAAATTTCAAGTGTTGATATCATCTACCTTCAAAGGACAGGAAATGTTTAAATATTGAAACTTGAAGAATGTACcaataatatcaaatatttacCGTCTTGAATACGAAAATAATTTCTGTTcgtttaaggtggtacataacactacagggaaatGAATCTGTAAAAATATATTGGACGTTTTTCTTACATTCTATTAGTTAGGTAATATTAGGCTCGTGGAACTCTTTCTTTGATAGATTCCTTGTAAgtcaaaagtaaaaacacaaaaattcctATATAATGTGGGATATGATATTAACTACTAGAAAGTAAAACAACAGAACTACCAGTAGAAAATTCTAAAAGGATAGTCcgtaataaaatttcaaaatcgaaagctcaaataTAAAAGTGCATACAATATAATACTTTTTCACTGGTATAATTTCTTTCATCTGACTCTTAAACGAGCTTCCAGCTGCAATTTGCATATTCTTTgccctaaaatgacaaaaaagtaatattaaaaaaattgtcaaaagtaAATGCTATTCTTGTTTATCTAAACAAATGTCAAATCccaaatgttattttttgttacaGTATTTATAGAATGAAAAAAGGTAAATGTACAAGGCTTTGTTTAATAAGTAGAAGTGttgatttaaaagtatttttttggggTTCAATTTTGCAGTTAAGAAAAACGTTAAACACTTTGAACAAGGGTGCTATAACATGGAAGATAATGTTTACCTATACACAATTATAACGATTTAGTACCCGTTGTATCTAAATGCaagattatatataaatattaaataagaaAGCTCACTTGTGTGGAGGAAAGATGATATTACAATGTCCGGCTGTAAGAACCCAGTTTTTGTCAATAATTGTTCCTCCACATTCATGGGTAAAATTTACTCCACCATTTCTTATCTGAAGAGACACCATCCATGGATGATCTTCTATGTCCGCATTGTCACCATTAACAATCTTTATACTTGCAGCCGTAGTAACCTAAATAGTAATATCTAACtaatttaaaaacaagttttCGTTGTATATTCTTTATCAACAGCCCCTCCCCCAAAAAGTCGTTCgtttatttaaatgttaaattattaaTCAATAAACCACCAAGAAAAAACAGCTTcttaatacaaaaaaagaaattgtcatTAACACATCACCAAATTGAAATAATTCCCTAATAACGTTTATACAATTGTCATAATAAAATAGAATTTAAAGACAGTTATCCATTTGCATCAACACAGCTAGTATCATCACACCACCTAGTTTAGTCTGAATGATAACCCGAATTTCATAATTTGTGTGTTTGATATATAGAAATgataatttaaaagttattttgtggGGGAAATTACAGTTGGATCTCTAAGATAAAACGGTTAAACTCTTTTTATATAAGATCAAGGGTGATATAAAATTGAAGATGATTTGTACCTATACATAGCTAAAACATTTTATAAGTTGTGTGTGTTCGATTCGTTTTTTGTAATAGATTTCGTAAAGGCACGCTCACACCTGAAAATTTCACTAGAATATATGGCTATACTTTGAGACGCTTACACTTGAAACAGTTGGAATCCTCGATGCAAAACATAGAAACGAAAAAAGTCGACAATTTGAACCAAATGAAGCTATCTTTATAGAACCCCATAGTAAGTCAAATAGTTCAACATTTTATTAACAGtacattttcaatattaaaatactCTTAATTTATTAAAGATAGTTCATGTCAACGGAAGGCTTAGTGACTGAGTAGTTTACGTATTTCAATAACCATAGCACTTGGACTTCGACACTGAGTTTTGAACTTCGCACGCGGCAGATGTGGTTGATTCAAATTGacttgaattagattgtcatttTTTAGGCTGACGGTTTGAATTACTTTTTGGGCAGTCCGACTTTCTTGATCAATATAAACGGACCGGCACGAAATATTTAATAGAGCTGAAAGTGgattaaacaaaaatcaatatataaaacaattgatcATATCGAATACATTGATGTTCATTGATAAGGAACCATGGTAATAactgttgaaattagtttttattatcatcaaatattttaataatattcatATACTCACTGTAGCCATGTATAATACTACAAACACATCATAATGTTTTGTATACgttattattatgattattacAATCTATTAGTTTACATGTAAGCATTAATATCCGAATGCGTTTAAATAATATTAGTATTGCTAATTATTCCTACATTAGACTGAATGCTTGAGAATGGCCTGAACAGTattgaatactgtaaaccaacttattttcgcgaataacttatttcgcgttttaccctttttATACCatttcgcggctatttaatttcacGATTTTCTGAAGTTCAATAAGCAATGATCCAAGTAtaacatattcgcgacgattaatattcgcgttatttttctactcgcgaaattTGCgaaatttgcaaaaataaatcgctcgcgaaaataagttggtttacagtattacgCATTGGATATGTCTAAACATTGGCTTTGATTAAACATACcttttatcgtgtggttttctttgttgtgatgttatgctattgtttcataaaaagggaaaaggtttgataccattaaaaagtttaatcccgctgcaaatgtttgcacctgtccgaagtcaggaatctgatgtacagtagttgacgtttgtttatgtaatttatacgtgtttcttgtttctcgtttcttatgtagataaaaccgttggtttttccgtttgaatggttttacactagtaattttggggccctttatagctttttgttcggtttgaaccaaggctccgtgttgaaggccgtacattgacctctaatgattttcttttataaattgttatttggatggaaagttgtctcattggcactcacaccacatcttcctatatctacttaatAATTGATTGTTCACACTTTTCGATTACATTAAGACCAGAATTATTTGATAAGCctaaaaaacatttaattttacgATTCATGCTTACTATTTGACGCTAACTCTATCGATGGTTCGGTTTCTGTGGAATTCATTGAATCCCTCGGTTTGTTATCTTGACTTATCTTTTCTTAATCAATTAACGATACATTCGTCTTTGAAAATATGTAAACTGTTGTCGTTTCAATTAATGAATAATCACATCATTAACCTACCGACAAATACGCTGACAAGGAACACTTTATACATCTTAATGGGTCTTAACAACCACACGTCTGAAATTGAAAAGCAATCAAAACTTACACAGTTAATTACCTTATCTCATGACTAATGGACTTGATGTCTTCAAGCCGttagtcaatcaatcaatcagtaaCTTTTACAAACTATCGCACCCTTATTGTGATATTTCTCACAATAATTTTTAATTAACCTGTTGTATTGCCAAAAGGTGTCAGAAGGTTTTATGTCTATAATAACACCCCAAATAAATGTTTGCATAACAGGGaggaaaatattcaaaacaataatataattcCTACTGTACAATAGCAGATTAAAAAGACATTTTGAAAGGTGCATACTCTGATGGTAACTGTTTttccattttctttattttttattctaacaATTACTTTTGACTTACAAACTTGCATATTTTCACACAGGAAAAAAATCACAATCCACGTTTAATGGAGATAACCACTAAATGTTAATTGAAGTTGCCATTTTGATAACCTTAGACGATGCTATATATTTGTTCATCATTGATGATTTTCacacaatatttaatataatgtACATATACGACGAATAATAGAtagttataggtcaatgtatgatttaaaaaaaaatattaagagttttgtattttcaaatttatctcAGATATTGTCCTTCCATTGGAGCGATACATTTCCAAAATTTTACATTATTGGTTTCGAAAGTTACAATGTGCTCGACtatttttttgtgattcattcttaaaaaaaagatGACACGATTATGTATCCACTGCAGCACATTATAACAATCAAAcgaattaaatgttttaagtaaaTTAGAGTAGCATTTAATTACACAGCCAGGTCATTATTTTTTGCCTTAAAGCAAATTTAATTGAAACTTGGTATCGTCCGGGTTAATTCTTCAAAAGAGAGACCTGTTGTtcataaaggaaaaaaaaaccacttaggTACTAGTATATATTAGTTGCCTATATTTGTTGCAATCGTCTGTGTAATCTATAGGAAAAttagtttataaaatatcaaagCTAACAGCTTGCATTAAATAAATCTTAAATTTTCTCGTTCATCAAAGCAGTCAAAACACctttctttatataatataattgtaaaatagagagaaaaaaaacaccgTTTAAGGCGAATTTGTTTAGAAtacaaattataataattataaattaacaaacCTGAATTGAAATGTTCGTCGTTGTATCTACCTCTTCTGTAATGATATAATGATCTGAACAGCCAGGTTTATATACATCTATACATCTACGTAGTGCGTGGTATGTTGTTGAAGCTGTTACATCTTGTTTTGAACATACAATTTGTCAGCACGTCGATAACAATTTACCAATTGACATTGGTTACGGaagctaaaataaataaatttttaaggTAATACAAATGTGATTTAATGAAGCAGCAATACAAAAAGGAATAATCCACCAGTCAAAGGAAAACAAACAGTCAAATACCAATACACAAAAAGAAAAGATTTCCGCATTATTTCAGCAGACAACAAAAACATGAATTAAAAGAAACCAAACATATACCAGGGATACACTCTGGTACTCCGAAAGGGTGGGCAGTTCCTGTTACACTGCTTGCATCAACCATGATAGTTTAAACTAAAATGAGTACGCATTCGGTGATATCAACAACAAAGAAACAAGAAAGATATTATTGCAACGGGAAGTGTAATATTGGGTTTGCTTAATATTCCATATTTGTTAACAAACAGAAATACTTGAAACTAGTTTACATAACAGAACGTTTTATAATACTCCAAATTGAAAACAGTCATTGAAATATTGATAAAGTCTAATATGGATTCAAATAATGTAACTTCTCTTCACAAATATCATAATCTATATGGACTTCAGAAATATTGTTTAGGATAACGAGAAGTGCCACATGTCGAAAAAGATTTTTGGAGAAGACGTTCCTGTTCTAGAGATTGACGTTCAATCTATTATTAATAAACATATACGTAAATCAAAACGAAATAGTCAATATTGAAAATAACTACGGGTCTTAACATGCTACGGGACAAGAATTCTGAAAAATATATCGTGAGAGAAAAAATGAACTTACTGTTAATAACAGGTACCATTACGTATACATATATAAACGATAGGGTATGCAGGTATTAATTCAACATCTCATGAATAGATAAAGTACAGAATAAgagcatttgatttttttttatggcaacACAAAAAAGTCGGCTAACTGGGCTAGTGATAACCTTTTCGACAAATACTTAAATCGAACCAGGGGTTGTAAGAACTATGTACAAATACcagaaatatattattaaaaatcaAGTTGTGCATGCACATGATATTGCAGTCTCGGGGCAAACTATTTCTCCAAAGTAATTTTATCAAGGCTATGGATATACTTACCTTTCAAAACGCATTACCGCTTTTCCATTTACCATTTATATCTTAGACCTACGCAGAGTTTGAATGTAATTAATAAGGAAAGCTTCTGATCAAAATATCTCCTTATCATTATGTCTGTCATATGGCAGTCTCTTTTCTAAGCACTTTTAGATTTACATTTATTTAGTGACATTGGATAGACACTATTGCAATGTTACAGGAACATTATTGTTATGTTTCAGACTTATTGACGAATACTCATATTAATATAGGCTAATATTAAGGGCCGAAAGTTTCATCAAATTGAACCTTGTAATGACTGGCTTAGCATCCCTCTTTTTTAGCAGTTGTTTATAATTCTGCTATGTTGAAACTATAAGGTCAGCAGCAAAAACTAATAAGATTGTATAATGTGACATTTACTGGGTTCCATCAGACAAAACTGTAATCATTATGGTTATCATATTACAGTCTGTGCTCAGGCACTTTACAACTGAATGATACGCTATGTCACCATTCATATGTCTAAACCATGCTTAAAACTATTCAATATGATATTTTCAGTAACGATTTATCGTCACATGgaaaactgatat from Mytilus edulis chromosome 7, xbMytEdul2.2, whole genome shotgun sequence encodes the following:
- the LOC139481278 gene encoding chymotrypsinogen A-like — its product is MYKVFLVSVFVVLYMATVTTAASIKIVNGDNADIEDHPWMVSLQIRNGGVNFTHECGGTIIDKNWVLTAGHCNIIFPPHKAKNMQIAAGSSFKSQMKEIIPVKKYYIHESFDTGKNFLQNDLMLLELQKPLTFGSTINKIDLDTNVGHNYTGEVCTITGWGDKDAARRGNFPDRLQVHSMPVVTTEYCRSTWTLFWKYPLFPEAYWNKLICLQDNDKDSCQADSGGPVVCSNKLVGALSFGSTPCDGRRPSVHTRISAFLDWIKDKMNTKNNKNQKDKKKKKNDKGKSDGKGKSEGKGKSGEKGKGKTN